A stretch of the Nosocomiicoccus ampullae genome encodes the following:
- a CDS encoding aryl-sulfate sulfotransferase: protein MRKLRLSILIIMIAGCSNQVDQATEDKEEKIVEEIEEIIESNEEFYKLDNNKEVIKEIKKKDDEINEKFYEDTYTYDNPFVVVNPYGNSPLSAYVLFTTDEPTQITYTVEGKTKDTEYSYTTKKYSVRHEIPLMGLYAGQVNNVKLEVENENGEVLTHDLAVETEDIDSDFYTAEITQKNELKINDGLTYMKPSSGELFGVDNAGDIRFLLTNESSEIFNYNEETGHFILNTVSETEEDTKLFNDLIEIDPVGRIYKAYTYSQSHYDGEKPIHNDIITLNNGNILMLVHNNKDDYIKDAMIEVDWDNGKVLNVVNFKEILPESFYKYTESKDWLSQSSVSQTEDDTLIVSFLNQNIIAEIKYPEIEFNWIIANEDEWPKEDDGLGEKIIESSDEIPISPYDIEVLPDQDDNASTLDILVYDGYLYENEAYNRIVQYRINRSEENLEEITSYHNMLQKNYLSDSSVHLSYDKASDNVLVPFTLENEESTESKIIELNREKNEKISEVYVQGINELRGPIDGIYRLPLLSEDYVVEVLRDEEE, encoded by the coding sequence ATGAGAAAACTGAGATTATCCATACTGATTATCATGATTGCTGGTTGCTCAAATCAGGTAGATCAAGCAACTGAGGATAAGGAAGAAAAGATTGTCGAAGAAATTGAGGAAATCATCGAATCTAACGAGGAATTTTATAAACTAGATAATAACAAGGAAGTTATTAAAGAGATTAAAAAGAAAGATGATGAAATTAACGAAAAATTTTACGAAGATACTTATACATATGATAATCCTTTTGTAGTCGTCAATCCTTATGGAAATAGTCCTTTATCAGCCTATGTATTATTTACAACGGATGAGCCAACACAAATCACATATACTGTAGAAGGAAAAACAAAAGATACGGAGTATTCTTATACCACAAAAAAATATTCTGTGCGTCACGAAATTCCACTGATGGGACTTTACGCAGGACAAGTAAATAACGTTAAGTTGGAAGTTGAAAATGAAAATGGTGAAGTGTTAACGCACGACTTAGCCGTTGAAACGGAAGATATTGACAGTGATTTTTATACTGCTGAAATAACGCAGAAAAATGAATTGAAAATTAATGATGGACTGACGTATATGAAGCCATCAAGCGGTGAATTATTTGGTGTAGATAACGCTGGTGATATTCGTTTTCTACTCACAAATGAGTCATCGGAAATATTTAATTACAACGAAGAAACGGGTCATTTTATTTTAAATACAGTGTCAGAAACCGAAGAAGATACGAAACTCTTTAATGACTTGATTGAAATTGACCCAGTCGGAAGAATATATAAAGCATACACATATTCACAGTCTCATTATGACGGAGAGAAACCAATTCATAACGACATTATAACGCTAAATAATGGTAATATTTTAATGCTTGTTCATAACAATAAAGATGACTATATTAAAGACGCGATGATTGAAGTCGACTGGGATAATGGAAAAGTATTGAACGTTGTTAACTTTAAAGAAATACTCCCAGAATCATTTTACAAGTATACGGAAAGTAAAGACTGGCTAAGCCAAAGCAGTGTTTCACAAACAGAAGATGATACTTTAATTGTGTCATTTTTAAATCAAAACATTATCGCAGAAATTAAATATCCAGAGATTGAATTCAACTGGATTATTGCAAATGAAGATGAATGGCCTAAAGAAGATGATGGACTTGGAGAAAAAATAATTGAATCTTCGGATGAAATTCCAATAAGTCCATATGACATAGAGGTATTACCTGATCAAGATGATAACGCGTCGACGTTAGATATATTAGTATATGATGGTTATTTATATGAAAATGAAGCATACAATAGGATTGTACAATACAGAATTAATCGTTCAGAAGAAAATCTAGAAGAAATCACATCATACCACAACATGTTACAAAAGAATTATCTTAGTGACAGTAGCGTACATCTCTCGTATGACAAAGCATCTGATAATGTTCTTGTACCATTTACTTTAGAAAATGAAGAAAGTACTGAATCTAAAATTATTGAATTAAACCGTGAAAAAAATGAAAAAATATCAGAAGTATATGTCCAAGGAATTAACGAATTACGTGGCCCAATTGACGGTATATATCGCTTGCCGTTATTGTCAGAAGATTACGTAGTAGAAGTGCTTAGAGATGAGGAAGAGTAA